One region of Natronorubrum aibiense genomic DNA includes:
- the pyrF gene encoding orotidine-5'-phosphate decarboxylase: protein MNFFDRLHDRIRTVDSVVSVGLDPDLSRIPDHLHEYDLPRWAFNRRIIDATHEHAAVYKPNAAFYEDPDGWRALEETIAYAHGKNVPVLLDAKRADIGNTTRQYAEMLETVDAITVNPYMGRDSLQPFLADEEAGVFILCRTSNPGGADIQDLELETGEPVYERVAALADLWNENDNVGLVVGATKPEELEALREQVPDLPFLVPGVGAQGGDAEAAVEYGLADGVGLVNSSRGIIFAGEGQGEQFAQASEQAAKRLKNRLNQYRA from the coding sequence ATGAACTTCTTCGACCGCTTGCACGACCGCATTCGGACGGTCGACAGCGTCGTCAGCGTGGGCCTCGATCCCGATCTGTCACGTATTCCCGACCATCTTCACGAGTACGACCTCCCGCGGTGGGCGTTCAACCGCCGGATCATCGACGCCACCCACGAACACGCAGCCGTCTACAAACCCAACGCCGCGTTCTACGAGGACCCCGACGGCTGGCGGGCACTCGAGGAAACGATCGCCTACGCCCACGGCAAGAACGTCCCCGTCTTGCTCGACGCGAAACGAGCCGACATCGGGAACACGACCCGCCAGTACGCCGAGATGCTCGAGACCGTCGACGCGATCACGGTCAACCCCTACATGGGACGGGACTCGCTGCAGCCGTTTCTGGCGGACGAGGAAGCCGGCGTCTTCATCCTCTGTCGGACCTCGAACCCCGGCGGCGCGGACATTCAGGACCTCGAACTCGAGACCGGCGAACCCGTCTACGAGCGCGTCGCTGCGCTGGCAGACCTCTGGAACGAAAACGACAACGTCGGCCTCGTCGTCGGCGCGACGAAACCCGAAGAACTCGAGGCCCTCCGCGAGCAGGTGCCCGACCTGCCATTTCTCGTCCCCGGTGTCGGTGCACAGGGGGGTGATGCCGAAGCAGCAGTCGAATACGGCCTCGCAGATGGGGTCGGGCTCGTCAACTCCTCGCGCGGGATCATTTTCGCGGGCGAGGGACAGGGCGAACAGTTCGCACAGGCGAGCGAGCAGGCCGCAAAGCGCCTGAAAAACCGGCTGAACCAGTATCGAGCGTAA